The proteins below are encoded in one region of Lactuca sativa cultivar Salinas chromosome 3, Lsat_Salinas_v11, whole genome shotgun sequence:
- the LOC111886161 gene encoding calcineurin-binding protein 1: MFSIAAINDTDSKNQWEPLAPTKEAQEFRLSQTYQEGLLKLQAKEYEKARELLENVLKDPLLPNGQVDNCGSDGHLLQLRFLTLKNLATVFLQQGSNHYESALHCYLQAVDIDSKDSVVWNQLGTLSCSMGLLSISRWAFEQGLLCSPNNWNCMEKLLEVLIAIGDEVACLSVADLILRHWPSHSRALKVKHVIEESEPTPFSPRGIDKLEPHHVRLKFLDKRKATNHDLNDNGSTKKSNQNTILHLSEASWSALAGELLKILIPLNDSNKSADFRLIIRMPCSSDNPIKEKEGVNGSSIPANTESNMNEEQHQERRSSRLERLRSRKPDKEESDFTPTKDLVKLVPQFLEPFIMGESRITNLRMDSEDTTDTHNNESIDVAQFVHKTSKNYGVYHVAGMLLEEVGCRRISYQDTCEKFLELEELTRNLGESRTPECSLFLAELAYDFGIRSSDESIRSDFMLKASYHLCKLIESVALNDVDVSAIGSLLDNKRDFWVRFFWVSGKLSIFNGDREKARKEFGVSLALLTNTDKERNNLVSICLPHLKVMNKLTVDRVLHEINLLEVDFLMKNSVNEMMEKGLHLECVNLLAPLLSCMKDDHVSGSSFEKDGEGADSAELSALNVLIKACERLKPVDANVYLRCHRQRLKLLMAATGVEEGFGSQKSSNESELSKNSTTDLHPLLAEEVKAISQCTQEMKNSIIPCGSINGSVIPLRIIGDIQSLLLAVMCHIANICFSKKSIEVDNPDEDEKRQKCCFVDAAIAFFRLQHLNPNISIKTQIELIIAIHEMLAEHGICCASGDGEEDGAFLKLAIKHLLHLDMKLKSINKGPESTQCGDEQVLQEGYAKISGNDSNVEMASSDQLLESGKQLTEEEKEDLEIEIDTALDQCFFCLYGLHLRSDSSYEDDLAMHKNTSRGDYQTKEQCADVFQYILPYAKASSRTGLVKLRRVLRAIRKHFPQPPESALNGNAIDKFLDDPNLCEDKLSEEAGSDGFRDSIMSIIYQNSSILQQQPTNIDRSEPYMDVYGNLYYLVAQSEEMSATDKWAGFVLTKEGEEFVQQTAKLFKYDLLFNPMRFDSWQRLATIYDEEVDLLLNDGSKQINVTGWRKNATFAQRVDTSRRRSRRCLLMTLALAQTPIQQGEIHDLLALVYYDGLQNVVPIYDQRLNLPVKDAEWKMFCENSMKHFEKAFAQKEDWSYVYYLGKLSEKLKYSREKSFAYYDKAIALNPSAVDPFYRMHASRLKLLWSCPHNDKDALKIAATYCFNQSTKETVMNILDKSNPEKTPDDTWHMLYNDCLSGLQLCVEGDLKHFHKARYMLAQGLYRKGESGDLEKAKDELSFCFKSSRSCFTINMWEIDSTVKKGRRKTPGRVLEVNLAESSRKFITCIRKYILFYMKLLEETGDISTLERAYISIRADKRFSLCLEDLVPIALGRYIKALVSSINQIESGTNIHDNIALEHLLEKMFCLYIEQMNLWSDICNLPEIKCPELSESSLFGYLFKYIQTLEKNCKLEALEGINEKIRKRLKNPKLSNTNCAKVHKHVSMSWCRCLIINMASITPLNSRFLAEPQLPPLSDTTTNNQLLCIDILTDQLWQSTFEDTNTNTNTITNHLKSMQSKWDSLLLKVKDVVIKKPLEENLEAATVLLRSAYNFYRDATCAVLPSCLNLYAVPCQLLTEGHIESNLHSVDILEMNTQKKLLLWAYTLLHGRCITNVSMVIKYCEETVKLKMKKGGGSTSTTPTMHSVIAYQTGVVGKDVVGISGAKETTTLNVDPTPLTETKNPENAPNCDEGSTLLQEIETTPPVSQNHTFSSAVPLMVPCNNADETQGPDSAKT, translated from the exons ATG TTTTCAATTGCAGCTATCAACGATACAGATTCCAAAAACCAATGGGAACCCCTCGCCCCTACCAAAGAAGCTCAG GAATTCCGACTTTCACAAACCTATCAAGAAGGACTTTTGAAGTTACAGGCAAAGGAGTATGAAAAGGCTCGTGAGCTCTTAGAAAACGTATTAAAAGACCCTCTTCTTCCAAATGGACAG GTTGATAATTGTGGTAGTGATGGACATCTACTGCAGCTGAG ATTTTTAACACTGAAAAATCTTGCCACTGTATTTCTTCAACAAGGTTCTAACCATTATGAAAGTGCTCTACATTGCTATCTTCAAGCTGTAGATATTGATTCCAAAGATTCTGTTGTGTGGAATCAGCTTGGAACACTATCATGCTCAATGGGATTATTGAGCATCTCTCGATGGGCATTTGAGCAAGGCCTTTTATGCAGCCCTAACAACT GGAATTGCATGGAGAAACTTTTGGAagttcttattgctattggtgatGAAGTAGCTTGTCTTTCAGTTGCTGATTTAATTCTAAGGCATTGGCCTTCACATTCTCGTGCTTTAAAAGTCAAACATGTGATTGAAGAGTCTGAACCTACTCCCTTTTCTCCAAGAGGTATAGACAAATTGGAACCACATCACGTCAGATTGAAATTTCTTGACAAAAGAAAAGCAACAAATCATGATCTAAATGATAATGGGTCAACTAAAAAGTCAAATCAGAATACAATCTTGCACCTTTCGGAAGCTTCTTGGAGTGCTCTAGCTGGAGAGCTTTTGAAGATCTTGATTCCTTTGAATGATTCTAATAAATCTGCAGACTTTAGATTAATCATACGTATGCCTTGTAGTTCAGATAACCCAATAAAGGAAAAAGAAGGAGTTAATGGCTCCTCAATTCCTGCTAACACAGAGAGTAATATGAATGAAGAACAACACCAAGAAAGGCGAAGCAGTCGTCTTGAGAGACTTAGGAGTCGAAAACCAGATAAGGAAGAATCAGATTTCACACCCACTAAAGATTTAGTCAAACTTGTTCCCCAATTTCTGGAGCCATTTATCATGGGTGAATCCAGAATTACAAATCTCAGAATGGATTCAGAGGATACAACTGATACCCATAATAATGAGTCCATTGATGTTGCTCAGTTTgttcacaaaacatcaaaaaactATGGTGTATATCATGTAGCAGGGATGCTCTTAGAAGAGGTTGGATGTAGAAGGATTTCTTATCAGGATACATGTGAGAAGTTTCTAGAGTTAGAAGAATTGACACGGAATTTAGGAGAGAGTAGAACCCCGGAATGCAGTCTTTTTCTTGCTGAGCTGGCGTATGACTTTGGGATACGATCATCAGACGAGTCGATTCGCTCTGATTTCATGTTGAAAGCATCTTATCATCTTTGTAAACTCATTGAATCTGTAGCTCTGAATGATGTAGATGTGTCTGCAATTGGTTCTTTGTTGGATAATAAACGGGATTTTTGGGTTCGTTTTTTTTGGGTAAGTGGAAAATTGTCAATTTTTAATGGTGACAGGGAAAAAGCCCGAAAAGAATTTGGTGTTTCTTTGGCCTTGTTAACAAACACAGATAAGGAAAGGAACAATCTTGTTTCCATTTGTCTTCCACACTTGAAAGTAATGAACAAGCTGACTGTTGATCGGGTTCTGCATGAAATTaaccttttagaggttgattttTTGATGAAAAATAGTGTAAATGAAATGATGGAAAAAGGGTTGCATTTAGAATGTGTTAACTTGCTTGCTCCTCTTCTATCTTGCATGAAAGATGATCATGTTTCTGGTTCATCTTTTGAGAAAGATGGTGAAGGGGCTGATTCAGCTGAATTATCTGCTCTAAATGTTCTGATTAAAGCATGTGAAAGATTAAAACCAGTGGATGCCAATGTTTATTTGAGATGCCACAGACAGAGACTAAAGCTTCTCATGGCTGCTACTGGTGTGGAAGAGGGTTTTGGTTCCCAGAAATCATCCAATGAAAGTGAATTAAGCAAAAACTCAACCACAGACTTGCATCCCCTTTTAGCTGAAGAAGTGAAAGCAATTTCACAATGTACACAGGAGATGAAGAACTCCATCATTCCTTGTGGAAGTATT AATGGCTCTGTTATTCCTTTGAGAATCATTGGTGATATTCAATCTTTGCTGCTAGCTGTTATGTGTCATATAGCAAACATATGCTTCTCCAAGAAATCCATAGAAGTGGACAATCCAGATGAGGATGAAAAAAGGCAAAAATGTTGTTTTGTAGATGCTGCTATTGCATTTTTCAGACTTCAACATCTGAACCCAAATATTTCCATCAAAACTCAA ATTGAATTGATAATTGCAATCCACGAGATGCTTGCTGAGCATGGCATCTGCTGTGCCAGTGGTGATGGTGAAGAAGATGGGGCCTTTCTTAAACTTGCCATAAAGCATCTTTTGCATTTAGACATGAAACTCAAGTCTATAAACAAGGGTCCTGAGTCAACTCAGTGTGGTGATGAGCAAGTTTTACAAGAAGGGTATGCTAAAATATCTGGGAATGATTCAAATGTGGAAATGGCTTcaagtgatcaattactagaaTCTGGAAAACAACTAACTGAAGAGGAAAAAGAGGATCTTGAGATTGAAATAGATACTGCTCTTGatcaatgttttttttgtttatatggttTGCATCTTAGATCTGATTCATCGTATGAAGATGATCTTGCTATGCACAAAAATACAAGTCGTGGAGATTATCAAACAAAAGAACAATGTGCTGATGTTTTCCAATATATTCTGCCATATGCTAAGGCTTCATCT aGAACTGGATTGGTTAAACTGCGAAGAGTATTAAGAGCCATACGTAAACATTTTCCACAACCACCTGAAAGTGCATTGAATGGAAATGCAATAGACAAATTCTTAGATGACCCAAATTTATGTGAAGACAAATTGTCAGAAGAGGCTGGATCTGATGGTTTTCGGGATTCCATCATGAGTATTATATATCAAAATTCTTCAATTCTTCAGCAACAGCCAACAAATATAGACAG GTCTGAGCCATATATGGATGTATATGGGAACTTGTATTATCTTGTTGCACAATCAGAGGAAATGAGTGCAACTGATAAATGGGCTGGATTTGTGCTGACTAAGGAAGGTGAAGAGTTTGTACAACAAACTGCAAAGCTCTTTAAATATGATTTACTCTTTAATCCAATGCGCTTTGACAGCTGGCAACGCCTTGCTACTATTTATGATGAG GAAGTGGACTTGTTGCTGAATGATGGAAGCAAGCAGATAAATGTTACAGGGTGGAGGAAGAATGCAACTTTTGCTCAAAGAGTTGATACAAGTCGAAGGAGGAGTAGGCGTTGTTTGTTGATGACTCTAGCTTTAGCCCAAACACCCATCCAGCAG GGAGAGATTCATGATTTGTTAGCACTGGTGTATTATGATGGCCTTCAGAATGTGGTGCCAATATATGATCAGAGATTAAATTTACCTGTAAAAGATGCTGAATGGAAAATGTTCTGTGAGAACTCTATGAAGCATTTTGAGAAGGCCTTTGCACAAAA GGAAGACTGGTCTTACGTATATTACTTGGGAAAACTTAGTGAAAAGCTTAAATACTCACGTGAGAAATCGTTTGCATACTATGACAAGGCTATTGCTTTGAATCCATCAGCTGTAGATCCCTTTTACAGAATGCATGCTTCACGCTTGAAGTTACTCTGGTCATGTCCCCACAATGACAAGGATGCCTTAAAG ATTGCTGCAACGTATTGTTTTAATCAATCGACAAAGGAAACTGTTATGAACATTCTTGATAAATCCAATCCCGAAAAGACCCCTGATGATACGTGGCACATGCTTTACAACGATTGTCTTTCTGGCCTACAACTTTGTGTGGAAGGGGACCTGAAACATTTTCACAAAGCTCGATATATGCTTGCTCAAGGGCTATACAGAAAGGGTGAGAGTGGGGATCTAGAAAAGGCAAAAGATGAACTTTCATTTTGCTTTAAATCTTCTCGATCTTGTTTTACAATCAACATGTGGGAGATTGATAGTACAGTCAAAAAAGGAag GCGTAAGACACCTGGCAGGGTCCTTGAAGTTAATTTAGCAGAAAGTTCTCGTAAATTCATAACATGCATTAGGAAGTATATTTTGTTCTACATGAAGCTTTTGGAAGAAACTGGAGATATATCAACCCTTGAACGAGCTTATATTTCTATTCGTGCAGATAAAAGG TTCTCATTGTGCCTTGAAGATCTTGTTCCTATAGCTCTTGGGAGATACATTAAGGCACTGGTATCCTCCATCAATCAAATTGAAAGTGGCACAAATATTCATGATAACATTGCTTTAGAGCATCTTCTAGAGAAAATGTTCTGTTTGTACATCGAACAGATGAATTTGTGGTCAGATATTTGCAATTTGCCTGAGATCAAGTGCCCAGAATTATCCGAAAGCAGCTTATTTGG ATATCTCTTCAAGTATATCCAAACACTAGAGAAAAACTGCAAGTTAGAAGCACTTGAGGGCATAAACGAAAAGATAAGAAAACGCCTAAAAAACCCAAAATTATCAAACACAAATTGTGCTAAAGTTCATAAACATGTCTCCATGTCTTGGTGTAGATGTCTAATCATCAACATGGCTTCAATCACTCCACTAAATTCCCGATTTTTAGCCGAACCCCAACTCCCACCTCTCTCAGACACCACCACAAACAACCAACTCCTTTGCATCGACATTCTTACAGACCAATTATGGCAATCAACTTTCGAggatacaaatacaaatacaaatacaatTACAAATCATTTGAAAAGTATGCAAAGTAAATGGGATTCTTTGTTGTTGAAAGTCAAAGATGTTGTAATCAAGAAACCCTTGGAAGAAAACTTGGAAGCTGCTACTGTGTTGCTTAGATCTGCTTATAACTTTTATCGGGATGCCACATGTGCGGTGTTGCCATCTTGCTTAAATCTGTATGCTGTGCCATGTCAGCTGTTGACCGAAGGTCATATTGAGTCAAATCTGCATTCGGTTGACATTCTTGAAATGAATACTCAAAAGAAGCTTCTTTTGTGGGCTTACACTTTGTTGCATGGACGTTGCATTACCAATGTGTCCATGGTTATTAAGTATTGTGAAGAGACTGTAAAG TTGAAGATGAAAAAGGGTGGTGGAAGTACATCTACTACTCCCACCATGCATTCTGTTATCGCTTATCAGACAG GTGTAGTAGGTAAGGACGTTGTAGGCATTTCTGGTGCAAAAGAGACCACCACACTAAACGTGGACCCCACTCCTCTCACTGAAACTAAAAATCCCGAAAATGCCCCTAATTGCGATGAGGGGTCTACATTGTTGCAAGAAATCGAAACCACGCCACCTGTTAGCCAAAACCACACTTTTTCATCAGCTGTCCCGCTTATGGTTCCTTGCAACAATGCCGATGAGACACAAGGACCAGATTCTGCCAAAACTTGA